The Cydia splendana chromosome Z, ilCydSple1.2, whole genome shotgun sequence genome window below encodes:
- the LOC134805319 gene encoding DNA-directed RNA polymerase II subunit RPB9 — protein MTLNLGRKDGGPGYVGIQFCQECNNMLYPREDKNNKVLLYACRNCDYKQLADSNCVYVNKIMHEVDELTHINPDVVSDPTLPRTKDHMCPKCNHREAVFFQGQTRRAEEEMRLYYVCTSCKHRWTE, from the coding sequence ATGACGTTGAACTTGGGAAGAAAAGATGGTGGGCCTGGCTACGTCGGCATTCAGTTTTGCCAAGAGTGCAACAACATGCTTTATCCGCGCGAGGACAAAAACAACAAAGTTTTACTGTATGCCTGCAGAAATTGTGACTACAAGCAACTCGCCGACTCCAACTGCGTGTACGTGAACAAAATTATGCACGAAGTGGACGAGCTGACGCATATAAACCCTGATGTGGTGAGCGACCCGACGCTCCCGCGCACCAAGGATCACATGTGCCCGAAATGCAATCACAGAGAGGCGGTGTTCTTCCAGGGCCAAACCAGACGCGCCGAGGAGGAGATGAGGCTGTACTACGTGTGTACGAGCTGTAAGCATAGGTGGACTGAGTGA
- the LOC134805010 gene encoding small ribosomal subunit protein uS12 translates to MGKPRGIRTARKHVNHRREQRWADKDYKKAHMGTRWKANPFGGASHAKGIVLEKVGVEAKQPNSAIRKCVRVQLIKNGKKVTAFVPRDGCLNHIEENDEVLVAGFGRKGHAVGDIPGVRFKVVKVANVSLLALYKEKKERPRS, encoded by the exons ATGG GTAAACCGAGGGGAATCCGCACGGCGCGGAAGCACGTGAACCATCGCAGAGAGCAGCGATGGGCAGACAAGGACTACAAAAAAGCCCACATGGGGACGAGGTGGAAGGCCAATCCCTTCGGTGGTGCATCACACGCTAAGGGCATCGTCTTGGAAAAAGT TGGTGTGGAAGCCAAACAGCCCAACTCCGCCATCCGCAAGTGCGTGAGGGTGCAGCTCATCAAGAACGGCAAGAAGGTGACGGCGTTCGTGCCCCGCGACGGTTGTCTCAACCACATCGAGGAGAACGACGAAGTTCTAGTGGCGGGCTTCGGTAGGAAGGGTCACGCCGTTGGTGACATCCCCGGAGTCAGGTTCAAG GTCGTCAAGGTAGCCAACGTATCCCTCCTAGCCCTGTACAAAGAAAAGAAGGAGAGGCCAAGATCGTAA